The Blautia pseudococcoides genome segment CAGCTCAAAAATCAGCTCTCTGGCTTTCTGCACTTTTGCCATAGCCTCAGCATCCACTTCCACTTTTGCATTTTCAAACGCGATTTCTTTTATCTGGGAAATCGTCAGCTCACTTCCCGTCAGCCGAATTACCTTCTCCTGCATGTTAATTGCCCTCCTTACGTTTCTCTTCCAGATATGCCACTACCTTCTCCGGTGTGATGGGGTAGCTTGCAAAACAGCTTCCCAGCGCATAGTTGATGGCATTTGCCACTGCGGGCGCAGGTGCCACCGCTGCGATCTCCCCCAGGCTTTTCCCTCCGTAGGGACCATCCGGTTCCCCGTCCTCCACAAAGATGGAACGCACCTTTGGCATATCCGGTGCATTGATGATGTGATACTTGGAGAAGTTTTTGGTCTTTACCCTTCCCTTAGCATCATAGGAAATCTCTTCAAACAATGCCTGCCCAAGGCTCATCTGGGCACCGCCTTCTACCTGGCCTTCAGAGAGTGTCCGGTTCATGACCTGGCCCACATCGTGAACACAGAGCAGGTCCAGCACTTCAGTTTGTCCCGTGTATTTATCCACTTTCACCTCAGCAAAGGCACAGCAGTAGGAACCCGGATTGGACGGCGGCACGTATTCCAGCTCTGTGTGCATGTAGCGGCAGCACTGCCTCTCATAATCAAGAGCTATCTGCTTATAGGACTTTTCCTCCTCCTCACAGTAGAGGATACCATCATGGGCCTTTATGTTATCCTTCTTCCAGTGATACATCTGTACACATGCATTTTTCAGTTTGTCCAGAAGCTGTTCCCCAGCCTTCTGCACCGCACGCCCGCATACATAAGTCACCCGGCTCGCCTGTGTTCCGGCTGCGTCATAAGGAGTGACAAACGTATCTGCCTCATGCACTTTGATGCGGTACACATCCATGTGAAGCGCCTCTGCTGCGATCTGCTGCATGGTCATGACCGTTCCGCAGCCCTGGTCGTGAATTCCTATTTGTACTTCCACAGCTCCATCCGGATGAAGGGACATGATCACATTTGTAAATTCCGGATATGCTCCTTTATAGCCGTTTCCATGGGCACCGCAGGCCATCCCTACTCCGTAAGCATAGCGTTTTGTATCCTTCTCGTGAATATGTTCTCTCTTTTCCTTCCAGGAAAATGCCTCCCTGCCTTTTCTGATACATTCCTCTATTCTCACATTTCCCAGATTCGTCCCCCCTGTAGGGTCATCATCCATGGGATGCGCAAAATTTTTCAGGCGGAATTCACAGGGATCCATGCCAATGGCATTGGCTGTCTGGTCCAGATTCACCTCTGTGACGGCGTGGGCCTGGGGAGAACCGTATCCCCGGCAGGCACCGCCGGAAATGGTATTGGTATAGTAAGTCCGCACATGACAAGTCTGATTCTCGATCCGGTACATACGGAACAGCTTTTTACAGTATGCCATAGCGATGGCTGACGCGTTGGTGTAATAGGCGCCGCCGTCAATATCTGTATCAATTCTGCGGCCCCTGATGATACCGTCTCTGGTAACTGCAGTTTTTACACAGGTTTCGGACGCGTTTCTGCTTCTGGTTCCCATGACTGCGTCCTGTCTGTCCATATACAGCATGACCGGACGTCTCAGAATCCATGTGGCAAATGCGCAGGCCGGCTCCACCACAGTCTGGCCTTTTCCTCCGAAGGAACCGCCCATCACAGCCTTGATGACCCGCACCCTGGAATAAGGGATTCCCAGCAGATGGCTGATGTGGTATCTGACCTGATATACGGTCTGACAGGGTGTCCAGAGTACCAGATTCCCGCTTTCGTCGATTTCACTCAGTGCAATATGGGGTTCAATGGCGCTATGATGGATTTTCTGGGTACTGCCCTCTGTGCGGATAACCACCAGTTCCTCCGACTCTTTCCCGTCCCCGGTAAGCGCCCCGTAATCCCCGCAGCTCACTTCTTTTTCAAAAGCCAGCATACCGTCTGTTTCTCTGGCAGCAGCAAGACCTATGATGGGAGCTGCTTCGTCATAATCAATCTCCACAAGGCTGACCGCCTCATCCACGGCCTCCTTGGATTCCCCAACTACAAGCGCCAGATGGTCTCCCACATACCGGGCCTTCCCGCTTAAAATATACTGGTCCATAGGGGCATCCAGACAGGCTGACCAGTTATGAGGGTTATAGGTTATTTTCGGGACATTGGCGTGGGTAAAAACCGCCCGGATACCGGGCACCTGCTTTGCCTTTTCCGTATGAACCGTAATATCAGCATTTGCCTTCTCACTCAGAACCAGCCTGGCATAAAGCATGCCGGCGATCTGCCTGTCACAGGTATACTGCGTCTTTCCTCTGGCCTTGTCGTACACATCCTCCCGGATGTAGCTCTTTCCTACATATTTTAAATCACGTTTCTTTTCTTCCCTCATCTGCCCGCCTCCTCTTCTGCCCTGCGAAGGTCATCCAGAATCTGGTCAATGACCCCGAAAGCGGCTGATTTTTTATAGTGCTTTGAGGGCCTGCCGGGGATGTTTTCCTCAATCTGCGCATACACGGCGTCCCGCACTTTTTCCTCATCACAGCCGGAAAGCATGCTGCCTTCCAGGCACTCCTCTATCAGACGGGCACGGCTTGCTTTTGCGCCGACTGCCCCCAGGTATACTACAGGATGTATCATACACCCTTCTTTGATCTCTGTGCAGATACAGCCATTGATCTTTGATATAGTAACTGCTTTTCTGGCACCCACTTTTGCAAAACCTGACAGAGCCTTTTGTTTCCTGACCACAAACTTCAGGATAACTTCTCTCTCTCCAAGGCTGGTCTTCTCCAGGCCTTCCACAAAATCATCTGTCAGACGCCTTGTCACTGTCCCGCTCTCATCCAGGATCTCCGCTTCTGCGCCATAAGCCAGGAGCACCGGTGTGGTGTCTGAACTCTGGGACGCGTTGGCTATATTCCCCCCCAGGGTTGCCCGGTTCCGGATCTGAGTGGAACCTACCATGGAAGCGGCTTTTGCAAGAGCCGGTATCCATGTTCTGATAACAGGACTTTGCTCCAGCTCTGTCATGGTGACGCCTGCGCCGATGATAACCATATCCTCTGTCTCTGTAATCTGGGACAATTCCGGCAGATGCGTCAGGTCAATCAAAGAATAATGAAAAATTTTCTCTTTTCTCAAATGGATGACAAGATCTGTCCCCCCTGCGCAGAGATAAGTGTTTTCGTCTTTTTCTCTCAGGGCAGCAGCCAGCTCATCCAAATTATGCGGCATGTGGAAACTCACTTGATCTCCCCCTCTCCCACGGCATTGACTGCCTTCACGATTTTCTCATATCCTGTACAGCGGCACAAGTTTCCCTCAATCGCTCTCTTTATCTCCTCCACTGTGGGATGGGGATTTTCATAGAGCAGAGCCTTACAGGACAATATCATACCCGGTGTGCAGAAACCGCACTGAACAGCCCCCATCTTGATAAACGCCTCCTGCAACGCATCCAGCTCGCCGTTTTTCTCCAGTCCCTCAATGGTGGTGATCTCCCGGTCCATGACCTGTCCAGCGAAAACTGTACAGCTTGTCACAGCTTTTTTATCCAGCAGTACCGTACAGGCACCGCACTCGCCTTCGCTGCAGCCCTCTTTCACGCCTGTCAGCCCGCAGTCCTCACGCAGAAAATCGAGCAGACGTTTCGTCGGCTCTGTCTCCTTCTCCACCTGTTCTCCGTTAATCATACATCTGAGCAGCATTCTATTCATCCTCTCCTGCTTTTTTCTTTTATCGTAACTGTTCAGTACCCTCACAGTTACAGGCTCTTACGGTCAGCGCAGTGGATGCGCCGACCTACTGAATAGTTACCTTTTATCTACAACACTTCTTTGTGCGTTTTTTTGTCTGTCCTCTGTCTGATGAGACTATTGTATATCATTTCCGTTGAAAAACCGTTGAAATTCTTCTGGTTTTTTGTCTAATTTCCAAGAATCTCTTGACGTAAAACGTTTTTTCTTAAATAATGGGTAACAGACAGGAGGATTTACTTATGGAACTGACGAACAGTTACCTGGAGGAGGGATTTCCTTTCCGGGGACGGAAACGAAAGAAAATGGAAGAGTTTCTGGAAAAAAGCGGCCTGACCTATGACGCAGAGATTGTCTATTCTGTCCTTCTGTGCAGAGAGGACGGAGAGATCATAGGCTGTGGTTCCAGACATGAAAATATCTTAAAATGCATTGCAGTAGACGCCTCTTATCAGGGGGAAGGGCTTCTGCCTGGAATTGTCACACAGCTTATCAAGCAGGCTTACGGCTGTGGCATCTCCCACTTGTTTTTATTTACGAAACCGGAATATCAGGTCATATTTGGTGATATGGGCTTTTATCCCATAACCGGGACAGATTCCATGCTCCTGCTGGAGAACCGAAAGGACGGCATTTCTCTTTATCTGGAGGAAGAACTGGCCCGCTGCCCTGCTCCACAGGCCCAAGAGGCTGGGGCCATTGTCATGAACGCCAATCCCTTTACCTTTGGACACCGGTATCTGACGGAAACGGCTGCAAAGGCATGTGAATTGCTGCATGTCTTTGTGCTCTCCGCCGACGCCTCAGAATTTCCTGCTGACGTCAGGCTCCGTCTCGTTAAGGAGGGCTGTCAAGACCTTAAAAATGTGATCGTCCACGGCAGTTCCGAATATCTCATATCCCATGCCACCTTTCCCGATTACTTTCTGAAGGATAAGACCGGGGCCTCGGACAAGGCTGCAGAACTGGATCTGAAAATTTTCGGTGACTATTTCCGGAAGGCCTTTCATATTGTAAAGCGTTTTGTGGGTGAGGAGCCGTTTTCCCTGGTCACCAGGGCATATAATGAACAGATGAAGCAAACCCTTCCCGCCTATGGCATCGAAGTGGTGGAGATTCCCCGGAAGACATCCGGGAATACGGTCATCAGCGCAACCCTTGTGCGAGAAAAGTTTCTGGCAGGGGATATGGAGTCTGTGCGCTCCCTGGTGCCTGACACGACTTATTGCTATCTGGTATCAGATGCGGGAACTGCACTTAGAAAACAACTATTGGAGAGACAATCATGAACCATACAGATTTATGCACAGGTACTGCCATCACCCTGCAGCAGGTGCTGGATGCCAGAGAACAGCGGGCAGCCATACAAAATGAAATGTTGAGCGATTTAGAGGGGGACGGGGCTGCGCTTATCAGCTTCACCCTGAATATTGTAGGCCCGGTCAAAGTCTTTCCCTATACGATCCTGGCCTACGAAGCTGGCCTTGCGGCCATCCGGGAATGCCTTATGTGGCTGGAAGCACATATCACAGGCTTCCGGGAAGTCCGGGAGAACACAGGATATGAGGCTTTCTTTTCCGTAAAAAAGGAACCGGGAATTGCGCATATCTGTAAAGAATATCTCACGGAACTGGAGGAGACACATCCTGTGGGACGTCTGTTTGACATTGATGTACTTCAGTCTGACGGCATTAAGGTGTCCAGGGAATCCCTCGGTTATGCGGGGCGCACCTGTCTTCTCTGTGATAATCCGGCTTTTCTGTGCGGACGCTCCCGTACGCATACGGCACAGGAACTGGTGGAACGGGAAACTGCTCTTATCAGGGATTTTTTTGCGGAGCGTTTTTCCGTCCATGTGGGACTGCTGATGCAGAAAGCACTTTTTTATGAGGTAAACACAACTTTGAAACCGGGCCTGGTGGACCTTGTACATAATGGGGCCCACACAGATATGGACCGGTATACCTTCCGGGACAGTGCCTATGCACTTACTTCTTATTTTATCGAGACGGCCCGCCGGGGTATGGAGTTTGCGCTGGATGGGGGAAGTCAGGATGAACTGCCGGAACTGTTTGCCTCTGTCCGTCCGCTTGGCATGGCTGCAGAAACCGCTATGAGGCAGGCAACAGGAGGGGTCAATACCCATAAAGGCATGATCTTCTCAGGCGGGATTCTCTGCTGTGCCCTGGGGTATGATATGGCGTCCCGTGGGTTAGGCGGGTCCTGCCGGCTGAACGGCTGTACCAAATATGCAAAACCGGCGGAGGCATTTCAGGACTTGGAAACCACTGTCAAGCATATGCTGGTCCACCTTCTGGATGATTATAAGATGCTCTGTACATCCCGGCCGTCCAAAGATGTGAGTCACGGGGAGCGCCTGTATATGCGATATGGCATTACCGGAATCCGCGGGGAGGCCCATCTTGGTTTTCCTACACTTTTTCATATGGGATATCCTCTTTTTAAACAGGTGCTGGCCCATGGTTATACCATGAATGAAGCGGGGTGTATCGTGCTTCTGCACTACATGGCAGATACAGAAGATTCCAATCTGATCACCCGTTCCGGCTATGATACGGCAGGTAAGATACAGGCAGAACTGGCACGTTTTCTGGAATGTGCTTCTTATGAGGAACAGCTTGCCGTAATCCCAAAACTGGATGCATATTTTGTGCAGGAACGTATCAGCCCGGGGGGAAGTGCGGATATGCTGGCGCTCACTTATTTTTTGTATTTTATGGGGGTTCTGCCTTGCAGATGGGGGTGATTTTTTACTGTCCCAACAGCCCCGGTTTTCTCATCCGGTAAGTAAAAAAACGGGGACGCGGCAGGCATAGAAAGGGTATAGATATGGAATTTGTTATTAGGAAAGCTGAATATAAGGATATTCCCGGTATTATGACAGTTATGAAAGATGCTCAAAAGGCTATGGAGCATCCGGAATGGTTTTGTTCTGATTGTGAAGAATATATAAAAAAACATATTGAGACATGTGGCTTTACGATTGTGTCAGAGCCTGTTTCAGGTAGTTCTCTGGCAGGTTTTTTTCTTATAAAATTTCCGGGACTTTCGGAGGAAAATCTGGGATATTTACTGAATTATTCAGAGGAAGAACTGCAGAGAACTGTCCATATGGATATGGCGGTTGTGCATCCTTCCTGGCAGGGAAACGGCCTTCAGTCCCGTATGCTCCATAAGGCGGAGGAAATGCTTGCTGATTCCCCTGTTCTGAGGAACCGGCTTCTGGCGACTGTACATCCTGACAACCGCTATAGCCTGCATAATATGCAAAGTAACGGCTATGAGATTGTAAAGACCGCTGATCTCTACGGTGGTCTGCCAAGGTATGTGCTCCAGAAAATATTATAAGATTAATTTTAATCGGGTTTGTTATAATTTATCACTTTCTTCGCAAACTATATGCATGGAGGTGATAACTATGGAGAATGATTATCAGGTAGCTTCAATCTCAGAGGACTGTGTTTCTGAGATCAATGAACTTCAGAATAAGTTAAATAAAGAAACAGATAAGGATATTGTGCTTATCGCTTATCAGTCTAAGACAGACGATTAACATTGTTGTACCAGAAGGGGCCTGCGCCCCTTCTGGTCATGACTTTATTTCTTTTCCCATCTGGGAATCTGCTGAGATCAGACGGCTGCGCCCTTCTGTCTTCACCAAATTTTCCAGCTCCTTCAAAGCATCTTTTCCTATCCTCTTCTGGGCTTTGTTTCCATTTTCCAGCAGTTCATGAGCCAGCAGTACAGACTTTTCCTGATAGTCGAAATCTCTTTTTCCGATTTCTCTTAACGCCCACGATACTGATTTTTTTACGTGTTCTCTCTCATCATCGGAGTTCATCCGGATAAGCTCAAGGTAATGATCCAGAGTATGGTTTTTCAGACTTTTTTCATGGATAGCTGCAGTGGCCATGAGAGTGAATGCAGCCCGTTTGGTATAGGTCGCTTCAGAGTCACACCACTTTTCTATGAGTTCTTCATACCCTTTCATCTTGATGAGCAGATTCTTACACAGATGGTCGCACAAATCCCAGGAGATGACATCGTACATAAGTGTCTCTGCCTCCTGCAGCGTAAACTTCTTTTTATCAATGACCAGTACCGCAAGGAGCCTCGCCTCATGGTATCCTGTATTCCACAATTCATGAGCCAGGGAATTGTCCCTGCCTGCTTTTTTTGCAAGCTTCCTGACATCTGCCGTAGACACACCGATACTGTATGTTTCGGGAATACCGAGTTTTACTACATTGGCTTTGTATTTTTCTGAACTTAGTGCTTTTAATTCTGACAGGATTTCATTACTTGTCAAAGTATTTCCCCCTTTATATAGATATCATTTTGTAACGGTTCCGTACCCTCATAATTACATGTTTATAATCGCAGGCTGCCCACCGGAATCACTGCCGCTGGCCTCCCAGGATGTTTCTGCAGAAATTTTTCCATCCACACCACATCAAGCCACTGTCCGTTTTTATATCCGCATTTTGTAAAATGTCCTACAGTCCGGTAACCCATTTTTTCATGGAATGCGATACTTTCCGGATTTGGATATGTAATGCAGGCATTGGCATTGGTTATGTTCTGTTTCCTGAGAATATCTTCCAGCGCTGTGTAGAGCCGGCGGCCTACGCCTTTTCCTCTGACATTTTCCTTCAGATAAACAGTCGTCTCCACCGCCCAGTCATAGGCCGGCCTTCTCTTAAAAGGGGATGCATATGCATAGCCAATTATTTCACCATCCTGTTCTGCGGCAAGGTATGGATATTTGTTCAAAGTTTCTGTCATTCTTCCTGCAAATTCTTTCGCAGAAGGCACCTGGTATTCAAACGTGATACAGGTATTTTTTACATATGGTGTATAGATTTCCAGTAAAATCTCAGCGTCCTCCGGCTCTGCCATTCTTATGCGTATGCCATTTTTCGTTTCTTTCACAGGCTTTCTCTCCCTTTTATAATCAAATGTGGTGTGTGATCTTTTAAATAGTCTGCCAGCTCTTAGTTTGGAAATCGCTGTCGGACACGTGTTTCAAATAATCTCTGCGTCAGCCGCCTGGGCCTTCCTCAATATTTTCATTTTCAGTACCATGGGACATCATACTCTTCAATCTTCCCCTCTTCCGCATTCACAGAGTAACCAGCCGCAGTATCTGATTTTTCATTATACTTTTTATACATGATAAATAGTAAAGATTCCCCATCATCTGACACTCTGTCGTATACCACAGTCACCTCATACGGAATATCATTTTTATTTACATAAGCAGCCGTATCCCCGCCCAAAATGGCGTAAAAATTCCCCTTCGCATTATATGTTTTTTCTGATGTTGTGAATTGTTTTGAAAGCTTATTCTCATACAAACAGTCGTAAGCCTCCTCCACACGGCTGGCATAGTTTTTGTTTTCTTCCTCCGTATCCTGAGTTATCTGGTCCATCCTATCACTTTCCTCCAGGGAGTAGAGCAACGCATTGTAAGTCTCCTCCAGGGTCTCTTCTACAATCTCAGCATCTGTAAAGTAATCTCCTCCCCTTTCCTCATCCGTAGATTTTTTCTTGCCGCTGAAGTTCAGACTGCATACACTTTTGCTCCCTTTTATCTCTATTTGTACCTGCAGAGTACCGGGAAATTTTTCAAAAATGGGATCTTCTATGGCATCGGAAATCATTTTTGCCGCCTCTTTTGAAACCTGTTTAAGTTCCGCTTCATTCTTCATAATGAGATGGTTTTCACTCCACTCTGTGCGAAATCCCTCTGCCTCATATGTCTCTTTAAAATAATATGTTTCAATGTTTTCTATAAAATCATCTGCGACTTCACTGCCCGAAACAGTAGGATATCTGAGAATATGAACTGCTGCCATAGGATATTTTTCCGTCATATATGCCCCGGATCTCTTCTCAAACTGCATGTTGTATTTCTCCTCCAGCAGCTTGATATCCCTCTCCTCGTCCCACTCAAATTGTTTCCTTCCAAAAAAAGATATCTTGTCCCAGTATGTATAATTTGTCGAATCTCCGCCTGACTGTTCTGTCACACAGAGCATACGGGAACCAATATCATGCTCCTCGGGAGACTTGAGCAGAAAGTAAACAAATCCCACTAAAAATACGATCACTGCCAAAACAGCATAGATAACTGTCAATACCGCAGCCACCACTTTATACTTTATCCTGGTCAGATAATATCCGATCAGGAGGGCGGGGAAGAGAAAGGCCAAAGCCCATAAAAGAGCCTGCACCCACATTCTGAATTCAACCCCAATTCCCCGCAGAATAAATTTAGCAAGGCCGAATCCCATTAAACTTCCCAAATAAATGATCCAGGGAAGCGCATATTTTGTCTTACGTTCCATGTTTTCTCCTTGTTTCCATCCACGCTCGGTAATTTCACAGAGTACGACCACATTTGCAGCCGCTCACGACCCAAAAAATACCGCTTCCAACGTCCCATACTTTATGCCGTTTTGGATTCTGACGGCATATTCATGGCATAAGCTGTAAAAATATGGAACCCACTCCTGTCTGCCTGATTTTTCAGCCAGGATCCGTAATAGTGTTTTCAGTTTTCCCTCTGTTTTTTGCAGGTTATCACCTGAAAAATACTGTTCTGCCGCCTCAATATCCTGATCAGAAAGTGAAAGCTCCATAAGCCGCCTGTCAGCGATCATACAACCAAATGCCGTGACAAGCACCATCTCACTTAGGTTTCCCATATATGAGGTGCCTGTTCTGCCCTGCACCTGCTTCAAAAGGCGTCTCACAGCCTGTTCCGGAAAACATTCCAAAAGTCCTCTCTCCACTACTATATCACATAAATATTGATAAATGATATCAATTCCGCACATTTCCCCACGAAAATTCACAGTTGGATAGTCCAGTGTCAGCAAATGGTCCTGTGGTCTGAATCTGGCATCATAGGCAATAAAGAACGCGGGCATTCCTTCCAGCAGGGTTCCCCTGTAATTGCTGCAGCCGTAATCGCAGAAATCTCCAGTCAGATCATGAAAGATTTCTTTTGCCTTATGGACTTTCTCCACCACCCTGTCATAACCGATCTTATATGCATCCTCTGCCTTCACCGCATGTTCTGACAGCAATGCGCTTGCAGTGATATTTTCATATTCCTGTACGCAATATAGCACAGCCTCCATGAGCATCTGAGCGGTTTCATACGTCACAGAGCTGCTCTCTTTGGAGGTGTATTTATCTGCAAGCCATGCCGTCAAAGGCAGTAATTCTTCCAACGGGTATTCCATATATATTCCCCTTCCTGTCATATCTGTCATTTACTTCTACTCCCAAAAAAGTTCCTTCAAAACAGACTGGTAAAGCTCCGGGTCCCAGCGCTCCTCCTCGCTGAGCTCGTCATAAGCATCCGCACCGCCGGTTTGTATAAATCCCAGATTCCCTTCTCGGACAGCCCTTGAAAAACGTTCCAGGCAGGTATTTTCCAGATAATCCAAATCCCCAAAACATACGGACTCATACTGCTGTCTCATAAACGTCATCAATTCATCATCTGTCAGCCTGTCCTGAGATTCATTTTTAAAGCGGTAAAAAATGTCCTGCAGCCTTGTTAATGTGGCAAGATACGTGTCCTGGCTGATATACTGAGAATCACAGAAGCTGTAGATGATCTTATCCAGTATTCCTCTGCCAAACTCCACCCTTCCATACTTTTTCAGGCTGTTATTCCTGCTTACGATCAGTTTTTTTGCCTCCTGTTCGGAAAGCGCAAGTCCAAATTTCTCTGTCCTCTGATTGTAAGCGTCCAGCATTGTCAGCTCATCCTTCTGCCGCTTCTTAGTGAGCATCTCAAAAATCTGTTTTTCCATGGCAATTCCTCCTGTTATTCCTGAGGCCGGCTTTCCCTGTACAGGATTGCCGGGCTTATGCAGCACTGTACGGTTGTCTGCGGCTGCCCCTGGCTGATGACAGCTTTTTACGGGGCAGACAGCGTTACGCTTTACAGGCCAGCCTGTAAATGGTAACGATCATTATAACCCTGCCGGGATATCAATACAAGCCTTGAAAAAACGCTGTTTTTGTGGTAATATAATCATGGAAAAGGAAGCAGAAAATATAATCTGCTTCCTTTTTGTTCTACTACTCTATTCTTTTGCCTTCAGTGCTTCCACCATATTAATACGGGGAATTTTCCTGGACACAGCAAGACTGATGAGCCAGGACAGTGCCAGAGTTCCGGCGGCACTGAAGATCCAGGATATTCCTCTTATATATATCGGCACATCCATGGAATCTGGAATCGTGGACAGCATATACACCAGAAGTCCGTATCCTGCCGGAAGTCCCAGAAGTATGCCCACAGCAGAAAGCCACACATTTTGCTCAATCATAACATTCTGTATTTTCCCATCTCCAAACCCGAGAACCTTCATGGTGGCAAATTCACGGTACCGTTCCAAATAAGAAAGGACACCCAGATTATAGAGCATGAC includes the following:
- a CDS encoding xanthine dehydrogenase family protein molybdopterin-binding subunit, whose protein sequence is MREEKKRDLKYVGKSYIREDVYDKARGKTQYTCDRQIAGMLYARLVLSEKANADITVHTEKAKQVPGIRAVFTHANVPKITYNPHNWSACLDAPMDQYILSGKARYVGDHLALVVGESKEAVDEAVSLVEIDYDEAAPIIGLAAARETDGMLAFEKEVSCGDYGALTGDGKESEELVVIRTEGSTQKIHHSAIEPHIALSEIDESGNLVLWTPCQTVYQVRYHISHLLGIPYSRVRVIKAVMGGSFGGKGQTVVEPACAFATWILRRPVMLYMDRQDAVMGTRSRNASETCVKTAVTRDGIIRGRRIDTDIDGGAYYTNASAIAMAYCKKLFRMYRIENQTCHVRTYYTNTISGGACRGYGSPQAHAVTEVNLDQTANAIGMDPCEFRLKNFAHPMDDDPTGGTNLGNVRIEECIRKGREAFSWKEKREHIHEKDTKRYAYGVGMACGAHGNGYKGAYPEFTNVIMSLHPDGAVEVQIGIHDQGCGTVMTMQQIAAEALHMDVYRIKVHEADTFVTPYDAAGTQASRVTYVCGRAVQKAGEQLLDKLKNACVQMYHWKKDNIKAHDGILYCEEEEKSYKQIALDYERQCCRYMHTELEYVPPSNPGSYCCAFAEVKVDKYTGQTEVLDLLCVHDVGQVMNRTLSEGQVEGGAQMSLGQALFEEISYDAKGRVKTKNFSKYHIINAPDMPKVRSIFVEDGEPDGPYGGKSLGEIAAVAPAPAVANAINYALGSCFASYPITPEKVVAYLEEKRKEGN
- a CDS encoding FAD binding domain-containing protein, producing MSFHMPHNLDELAAALREKDENTYLCAGGTDLVIHLRKEKIFHYSLIDLTHLPELSQITETEDMVIIGAGVTMTELEQSPVIRTWIPALAKAASMVGSTQIRNRATLGGNIANASQSSDTTPVLLAYGAEAEILDESGTVTRRLTDDFVEGLEKTSLGEREVILKFVVRKQKALSGFAKVGARKAVTISKINGCICTEIKEGCMIHPVVYLGAVGAKASRARLIEECLEGSMLSGCDEEKVRDAVYAQIEENIPGRPSKHYKKSAAFGVIDQILDDLRRAEEEAGR
- a CDS encoding (2Fe-2S)-binding protein, coding for MLLRCMINGEQVEKETEPTKRLLDFLREDCGLTGVKEGCSEGECGACTVLLDKKAVTSCTVFAGQVMDREITTIEGLEKNGELDALQEAFIKMGAVQCGFCTPGMILSCKALLYENPHPTVEEIKRAIEGNLCRCTGYEKIVKAVNAVGEGEIK
- the citC gene encoding [citrate (pro-3S)-lyase] ligase — translated: MELTNSYLEEGFPFRGRKRKKMEEFLEKSGLTYDAEIVYSVLLCREDGEIIGCGSRHENILKCIAVDASYQGEGLLPGIVTQLIKQAYGCGISHLFLFTKPEYQVIFGDMGFYPITGTDSMLLLENRKDGISLYLEEELARCPAPQAQEAGAIVMNANPFTFGHRYLTETAAKACELLHVFVLSADASEFPADVRLRLVKEGCQDLKNVIVHGSSEYLISHATFPDYFLKDKTGASDKAAELDLKIFGDYFRKAFHIVKRFVGEEPFSLVTRAYNEQMKQTLPAYGIEVVEIPRKTSGNTVISATLVREKFLAGDMESVRSLVPDTTYCYLVSDAGTALRKQLLERQS
- the citX gene encoding citrate lyase holo-[acyl-carrier protein] synthase, whose amino-acid sequence is MNHTDLCTGTAITLQQVLDAREQRAAIQNEMLSDLEGDGAALISFTLNIVGPVKVFPYTILAYEAGLAAIRECLMWLEAHITGFREVRENTGYEAFFSVKKEPGIAHICKEYLTELEETHPVGRLFDIDVLQSDGIKVSRESLGYAGRTCLLCDNPAFLCGRSRTHTAQELVERETALIRDFFAERFSVHVGLLMQKALFYEVNTTLKPGLVDLVHNGAHTDMDRYTFRDSAYALTSYFIETARRGMEFALDGGSQDELPELFASVRPLGMAAETAMRQATGGVNTHKGMIFSGGILCCALGYDMASRGLGGSCRLNGCTKYAKPAEAFQDLETTVKHMLVHLLDDYKMLCTSRPSKDVSHGERLYMRYGITGIRGEAHLGFPTLFHMGYPLFKQVLAHGYTMNEAGCIVLLHYMADTEDSNLITRSGYDTAGKIQAELARFLECASYEEQLAVIPKLDAYFVQERISPGGSADMLALTYFLYFMGVLPCRWG
- a CDS encoding GNAT family N-acetyltransferase, with translation MEFVIRKAEYKDIPGIMTVMKDAQKAMEHPEWFCSDCEEYIKKHIETCGFTIVSEPVSGSSLAGFFLIKFPGLSEENLGYLLNYSEEELQRTVHMDMAVVHPSWQGNGLQSRMLHKAEEMLADSPVLRNRLLATVHPDNRYSLHNMQSNGYEIVKTADLYGGLPRYVLQKIL
- a CDS encoding DNA alkylation repair protein, which gives rise to MTSNEILSELKALSSEKYKANVVKLGIPETYSIGVSTADVRKLAKKAGRDNSLAHELWNTGYHEARLLAVLVIDKKKFTLQEAETLMYDVISWDLCDHLCKNLLIKMKGYEELIEKWCDSEATYTKRAAFTLMATAAIHEKSLKNHTLDHYLELIRMNSDDEREHVKKSVSWALREIGKRDFDYQEKSVLLAHELLENGNKAQKRIGKDALKELENLVKTEGRSRLISADSQMGKEIKS
- a CDS encoding GNAT family N-acetyltransferase; amino-acid sequence: MAEPEDAEILLEIYTPYVKNTCITFEYQVPSAKEFAGRMTETLNKYPYLAAEQDGEIIGYAYASPFKRRPAYDWAVETTVYLKENVRGKGVGRRLYTALEDILRKQNITNANACITYPNPESIAFHEKMGYRTVGHFTKCGYKNGQWLDVVWMEKFLQKHPGRPAAVIPVGSLRL
- a CDS encoding DUF6179 domain-containing protein → MTDMTGRGIYMEYPLEELLPLTAWLADKYTSKESSSVTYETAQMLMEAVLYCVQEYENITASALLSEHAVKAEDAYKIGYDRVVEKVHKAKEIFHDLTGDFCDYGCSNYRGTLLEGMPAFFIAYDARFRPQDHLLTLDYPTVNFRGEMCGIDIIYQYLCDIVVERGLLECFPEQAVRRLLKQVQGRTGTSYMGNLSEMVLVTAFGCMIADRRLMELSLSDQDIEAAEQYFSGDNLQKTEGKLKTLLRILAEKSGRQEWVPYFYSLCHEYAVRIQNGIKYGTLEAVFFGS
- a CDS encoding DUF6323 family protein, whose translation is MEKQIFEMLTKKRQKDELTMLDAYNQRTEKFGLALSEQEAKKLIVSRNNSLKKYGRVEFGRGILDKIIYSFCDSQYISQDTYLATLTRLQDIFYRFKNESQDRLTDDELMTFMRQQYESVCFGDLDYLENTCLERFSRAVREGNLGFIQTGGADAYDELSEEERWDPELYQSVLKELFWE